The following proteins are co-located in the Streptomyces sp. NBC_00435 genome:
- a CDS encoding Ms5788A family Cys-rich leader peptide, with amino-acid sequence MAMKHQQADLTKRRAVDLCRVAAMLCRSM; translated from the coding sequence ATGGCTATGAAGCATCAGCAGGCGGACCTCACGAAGCGACGGGCAGTAGACCTGTGTCGCGTCGCCGCCATGCTCTGTCGATCCATGTGA